In Pseudomonas sp. ADAK18, a single window of DNA contains:
- a CDS encoding branched-chain amino acid aminotransferase, whose amino-acid sequence MGNESINWDKLGFDYIKTDKRFLQTWKDGAWQEGTLTEDNVLHISEGSTALHYGQQCFEGMKAYRCKDGSINLFRPDQNALRMQRSCARLLMPQVPTEAFIEACKAVVRANERFIPPYGTGGALYLRPFVIGTGDNIGVRTAPEFIFSIFCIPVGAYFKGGLTPHNFLISGYDRAAPNGTGAAKVGGNYAASLMPGSLAKKANFADCIYLDPQTHSKIEEVGSANFFGITHDNTFVTPNSPSVLPGITRLSLIELAKSRLGLEVVEGDVFVDKLSDFKEAGACGTAAVITPIGGIEYKDKLHVFYSEKDVGPVTQRLYKELTGVQSGDVEAPEGWIVKV is encoded by the coding sequence ATGGGTAACGAAAGCATCAATTGGGACAAGCTGGGTTTTGACTACATCAAGACCGACAAGCGTTTTCTCCAGACCTGGAAGGATGGCGCTTGGCAAGAAGGCACCCTGACCGAAGATAACGTGCTGCACATCAGTGAAGGCTCCACCGCCCTGCACTACGGCCAGCAATGCTTCGAAGGCATGAAGGCCTATCGCTGCAAGGACGGTTCGATCAACCTGTTCCGTCCAGACCAGAACGCCCTGCGCATGCAGCGCAGCTGCGCACGCCTGCTGATGCCGCAAGTGCCGACCGAAGCCTTCATCGAAGCCTGCAAGGCCGTGGTCCGCGCCAACGAGCGGTTCATCCCGCCGTACGGCACTGGCGGCGCGCTGTACCTGCGTCCGTTCGTCATTGGTACCGGTGACAACATCGGCGTGCGTACGGCACCCGAGTTCATCTTCTCGATCTTCTGCATCCCGGTCGGCGCCTACTTCAAGGGCGGCCTGACCCCGCACAACTTCCTGATCTCCGGCTACGACCGTGCCGCGCCCAACGGCACCGGCGCGGCCAAGGTTGGTGGCAACTACGCCGCGAGCCTGATGCCGGGCTCCCTGGCGAAAAAAGCCAACTTCGCCGATTGCATCTACCTGGATCCACAAACCCACTCGAAAATCGAGGAAGTCGGTTCGGCCAACTTCTTCGGCATCACCCACGACAACACGTTCGTCACCCCGAACTCGCCATCGGTATTGCCGGGTATCACTCGCCTGTCGTTGATCGAGCTGGCCAAGTCCCGCCTGGGCCTGGAAGTGGTTGAAGGTGATGTGTTCGTCGACAAGCTGTCGGACTTCAAGGAAGCCGGTGCCTGCGGTACTGCTGCGGTGATCACGCCGATCGGTGGTATCGAGTACAAGGACAAGCTGCACGTGTTCTACAGCGAGAAAGACGTCGGCCCCGTCACCCAGAGGCTCTATAAAGAGCTGACAGGCGTGCAGTCCGGCGATGTTGAAGCGCCTGAAGGTTGGATCGTCAAGGTCTGA
- a CDS encoding ornithine cyclodeaminase produces MTRYIDVNDLSYLVSQKGLQTCISEMAEYIRADYLRWQDFEKCARLANHSPEGVIELMPVSDASLYAFKYVNGHPKNTQSGMLTVMAFGALGDVDTGAPVLLSEMTLTTAIRTAATSALVARYLAREDSRSMALIGNGSQSEFQALAFHAMLGINEIRLFDIDAKATAKLAANLKAFPAIKVILASSVAEAVRGADIVTTVTADKAYATILTDEMIEPGMHLNAVGGDCPGKTELDRRIVERARVIVEYEPQSRVEGEIQHMPEDSPVTELWQVINGQVAGRENTRQVTLFDSVGFAIEDYSALRYVLDVAKALDIGSTLELVPELANPKDLFARLAQRPAAQHKKRA; encoded by the coding sequence ATGACCCGTTATATCGACGTCAACGACCTCAGCTATCTGGTGTCGCAAAAAGGCCTGCAAACCTGCATCAGCGAGATGGCCGAGTACATCCGTGCCGACTACCTGCGCTGGCAGGACTTTGAAAAGTGCGCACGCCTGGCCAATCACTCACCGGAAGGCGTGATCGAATTGATGCCCGTGTCGGACGCCTCGCTGTACGCCTTCAAGTACGTCAACGGCCACCCGAAAAACACCCAAAGCGGCATGCTCACGGTCATGGCGTTCGGCGCCTTGGGGGATGTCGACACAGGCGCGCCGGTGCTGCTCAGCGAAATGACCCTGACCACCGCGATTCGCACCGCAGCCACCTCGGCTCTGGTCGCCCGCTACCTGGCCCGTGAAGACAGCCGCAGCATGGCGCTGATCGGCAACGGCTCGCAAAGCGAGTTCCAGGCCCTGGCCTTCCACGCCATGTTGGGTATCAACGAAATCCGCCTGTTCGATATCGACGCCAAAGCTACCGCCAAACTGGCCGCCAACCTCAAGGCATTCCCAGCGATCAAGGTGATCCTGGCCAGCAGCGTCGCCGAGGCCGTGCGCGGTGCCGACATCGTCACCACCGTCACCGCCGACAAAGCCTACGCCACCATTCTTACTGACGAAATGATCGAGCCCGGCATGCACCTCAATGCCGTGGGCGGCGATTGCCCGGGCAAGACCGAACTGGACCGACGCATCGTCGAACGCGCCAGGGTGATCGTCGAATACGAGCCACAAAGCCGCGTCGAAGGCGAAATCCAGCACATGCCGGAAGATTCCCCGGTCACCGAACTGTGGCAAGTCATCAACGGCCAAGTGGCCGGCCGGGAAAATACGCGCCAGGTCACCCTGTTCGATTCGGTGGGTTTTGCCATCGAAGACTACTCGGCCCTGCGTTACGTGTTGGACGTGGCGAAGGCGCTGGACATTGGCAGCACCCTGGAACTGGTGCCCGAGCTGGCGAACCCGAAGGACCTGTTTGCCCGCCTTGCGCAACGGCCTGCGGCACAGCACAAAAAGCGCGCCTGA
- a CDS encoding Lrp/AsnC family transcriptional regulator — translation MDTKANGPHSSPALDRIDEAIIDVLRHQGRITYEKLSSLVHLTPRPCLERVRKLERRGVIRGYGAIIDVQMVSPGLSLLVLVALSNQSGRSAQKAFEACVKACPQVFECQLISGPFDYSLRMRCRDMEHYRVLTETWLNNDELHIDKLVAHPELAVVKNTATELA, via the coding sequence ATGGATACCAAGGCCAACGGACCCCATTCCTCCCCTGCGCTGGATCGCATCGACGAGGCCATCATTGATGTGCTGCGTCATCAGGGGCGTATCACCTACGAGAAACTCTCATCACTGGTGCACCTGACCCCCAGGCCCTGCCTGGAACGGGTACGCAAACTGGAACGACGGGGGGTGATCCGCGGTTACGGCGCGATCATCGATGTACAGATGGTCTCGCCGGGGCTGTCGCTGCTGGTGCTGGTGGCCCTCTCCAACCAGAGCGGACGCTCGGCGCAAAAAGCCTTCGAAGCCTGCGTCAAAGCCTGCCCACAGGTGTTCGAATGCCAACTGATCAGCGGGCCGTTCGACTACAGCCTGCGCATGCGCTGCCGGGACATGGAGCACTACCGGGTGCTGACGGAAACCTGGTTGAACAATGACGAATTGCACATTGATAAATTGGTGGCGCATCCGGAGTTGGCGGTGGTGAAAAACACCGCGACCGAGTTGGCCTGA
- the ctlX gene encoding citrulline utilization hydrolase CtlX yields MQTTNTVLMIRPARFAFNPDTAINNRFQRPPLDPLGAQQKALEEFDGYVETLRQHGVEVLVVQDTLAPHTPDSIFPNNWWSSHADGSLVLYPMEGQNRRLERNKGVLQVLEQRFAIRDTIDLSHLEQQNIFLEGTGSMVLDRQHRISYACHSGRTHQDALRQFAERLNYQVCVFHAVDRHHAPIYHSNVMMSVGRDLSMVCLQALPETQERLTLERSLRDTGKDILALDFDQLEAFAGNMLEVHDRDGQPLLVMSASAWQSLKPTQRQHVERHTRPVVVNIDHIERIGGGSARCMLAEVHLPARPSFQ; encoded by the coding sequence ATGCAAACCACCAACACCGTCCTGATGATTCGCCCGGCGCGCTTTGCCTTCAACCCGGACACCGCGATCAACAACCGCTTCCAGCGCCCGCCCCTGGACCCACTCGGCGCGCAGCAGAAAGCGCTGGAAGAATTCGACGGTTATGTCGAGACCCTGCGCCAACACGGGGTGGAAGTGCTGGTAGTGCAGGACACCCTGGCGCCCCATACCCCGGATTCGATTTTCCCCAACAACTGGTGGAGCAGCCACGCCGACGGCAGCCTGGTGCTGTACCCGATGGAAGGCCAGAACCGACGACTGGAGCGCAATAAAGGCGTGCTGCAAGTGCTGGAGCAGCGCTTCGCGATCCGCGACACCATCGACCTCAGCCATCTGGAACAACAAAACATCTTCCTCGAGGGCACCGGCAGCATGGTCCTCGACCGTCAGCACCGTATCAGCTACGCCTGCCACTCCGGGCGCACGCATCAAGATGCCCTGCGCCAATTTGCCGAGCGCCTCAACTATCAGGTCTGCGTGTTCCATGCCGTCGACCGTCACCACGCGCCGATCTACCACAGCAACGTAATGATGAGCGTCGGCCGCGACCTCTCCATGGTGTGCCTGCAAGCGCTGCCCGAAACCCAGGAACGCCTGACCCTGGAGCGCTCCCTACGGGACACCGGCAAAGACATCCTCGCCCTGGACTTCGACCAACTGGAGGCCTTCGCCGGCAACATGCTGGAAGTCCACGACCGCGACGGCCAGCCGCTGCTGGTGATGTCCGCCAGTGCCTGGCAATCCCTCAAGCCCACACAGCGCCAGCACGTGGAACGCCACACCCGGCCGGTGGTGGTGAACATCGACCACATCGAACGCATCGGCGGCGGCAGTGCCCGCTGCATGTTGGCGGAAGTGCATTTGCCCGCCCGCCCTTCATTCCAATAA
- a CDS encoding ABC transporter permease, with the protein MNEFLNLQGFGPLLAQGAWMTVKLALLALALSLSLGLIAAGAKLSSVKLLRVPATLYTTLIRSVPDLVLILLIFYSLQLWLNDLTEMLGWDYFEIDPFTAGVITLGFIYGAYFTENFRGAILSVPAGQLEAATAYGLSRWQRFRLVLFPQLMRFALPGLGNNWLVLLKSTALVSIIGLSDLVKAAQNAGKTTNNPLYFLILAGLVYLVITTLSNRIFKRLERRYNIGIKGMAR; encoded by the coding sequence ATGAATGAATTCCTCAACTTGCAGGGCTTCGGCCCACTGCTGGCCCAGGGTGCCTGGATGACGGTCAAGTTGGCCCTGCTGGCGCTGGCCCTGAGCCTGTCCCTGGGATTGATCGCCGCCGGTGCCAAGCTCTCCAGCGTCAAGCTGCTGCGGGTCCCGGCCACGCTCTACACCACGCTGATTCGCAGCGTGCCGGACCTGGTACTGATCCTGCTGATCTTCTACAGCCTGCAACTGTGGCTGAACGATCTGACCGAGATGCTCGGCTGGGACTACTTCGAAATCGATCCGTTTACCGCCGGCGTCATCACCCTGGGCTTTATCTACGGCGCCTACTTCACCGAGAACTTTCGCGGCGCAATCCTTAGCGTACCAGCGGGCCAACTCGAAGCCGCAACCGCCTACGGCCTGAGCCGTTGGCAGCGCTTTCGCCTGGTGCTGTTCCCGCAACTGATGCGCTTCGCCCTACCGGGCCTGGGCAATAACTGGCTAGTGCTGCTCAAGTCCACGGCGCTGGTGTCGATCATCGGCCTATCGGACTTGGTCAAGGCCGCACAAAACGCTGGCAAGACCACCAACAACCCGCTGTATTTCCTGATCCTCGCGGGCCTGGTGTACTTGGTGATCACCACCCTCTCCAACCGCATCTTCAAACGCCTGGAGCGGCGCTACAACATCGGCATCAAGGGGATGGCACGATGA
- a CDS encoding FKBP-type peptidyl-prolyl cis-trans isomerase: MNNELKITDTRLGDGKAVVKGALITTQYTGTLEDGTVFDSSWERGKPFQCVIGTGRVIKGWDQGLMGMKVGGIRTLFVPAHLAYGERSMGAHIKPNSDLRFEIELLEVLTRDD, from the coding sequence ATGAACAACGAACTAAAAATCACCGACACCCGCCTGGGCGACGGCAAAGCCGTGGTCAAGGGGGCGCTGATCACCACGCAATACACTGGCACCCTGGAAGACGGCACGGTGTTCGATTCATCCTGGGAGAGAGGCAAGCCGTTCCAGTGTGTCATCGGTACCGGACGTGTGATCAAGGGCTGGGACCAAGGCCTGATGGGCATGAAAGTCGGCGGGATTCGGACACTGTTTGTGCCGGCGCACCTGGCTTATGGCGAGCGGTCGATGGGCGCCCATATCAAGCCCAACAGTGATTTGCGCTTTGAGATTGAGTTGTTGGAAGTACTGACGCGGGACGATTGA
- a CDS encoding ABC transporter ATP-binding protein, with translation MNQSAQALAAPPASVIDTRPAPRATVVAENANVKLQVEGLHKRYGEHEVLKGVSLNARNGDVISLIGASGSGKSTMLRCINFLEQPDAGVITLDGISIEMRQGRSGVQAPHQAQLQNLRTRLAMVFQHFNLWSHMTVLENICMAPRRVLGVSASEAEKRARMYLDKVGLPGRAADQYPAFLSGGQQQRVAIARALAMEPEIILFDEPTSALDPELVGEVLKVIQTLAEEGRTMLMVTHEMGFARKVSSQVLFLHQGRVEEHGGAEILDHPNSERLQQFLSNRLK, from the coding sequence ATGAATCAGTCCGCGCAGGCCCTGGCCGCACCTCCCGCTTCCGTCATCGACACCCGCCCCGCTCCGCGAGCCACCGTGGTGGCGGAAAACGCCAACGTCAAACTCCAGGTCGAGGGCCTGCACAAACGCTATGGCGAACACGAGGTGCTCAAAGGCGTCTCGCTGAACGCGCGCAATGGCGACGTGATCAGCCTGATCGGCGCCAGCGGTTCCGGCAAAAGCACGATGCTGCGCTGCATCAACTTTCTTGAGCAGCCGGACGCTGGGGTAATCACCCTGGATGGCATCAGCATTGAAATGCGCCAGGGCCGCTCCGGTGTCCAGGCCCCTCATCAAGCCCAACTGCAAAACCTGCGTACACGCCTGGCCATGGTCTTCCAGCACTTCAACCTGTGGAGCCACATGACCGTGCTGGAAAACATCTGCATGGCGCCTCGACGCGTGCTGGGCGTGAGTGCCTCCGAGGCGGAAAAACGCGCACGGATGTACCTGGACAAGGTCGGCCTGCCGGGCCGGGCTGCCGATCAATACCCGGCGTTTCTCTCCGGCGGCCAGCAACAGCGGGTGGCGATTGCCCGGGCCCTGGCCATGGAGCCGGAGATTATCCTGTTCGACGAACCCACCTCGGCACTTGACCCTGAACTTGTAGGAGAAGTCCTCAAAGTCATACAGACGTTGGCTGAGGAAGGTCGTACCATGCTCATGGTCACCCACGAAATGGGCTTTGCCCGGAAGGTGTCCAGCCAGGTGTTATTCCTGCACCAGGGCCGAGTCGAAGAACACGGCGGCGCCGAGATCCTTGACCACCCCAACAGCGAACGCCTGCAGCAATTTCTTTCCAACCGTTTGAAGTGA
- a CDS encoding ABC transporter substrate-binding protein, which translates to MTPLRSLFAALLLPLCASAAQAQEWKEIRFGVFPEYPPFESVAADGSLQGFDIELGNAICAKLEVKCVWVHNEFDGMIPALRARKFDAIMSSMAVTPARQKVIDFSNRLFLSPTSVITRKSADFGDTPESLKGKQVGVLQGSLQEAYARAHLAKLGAQIKAYQSQEQNYADLQNGRLDATLTDKLEAQLNFLSKPEGADFKTGPAFKDPTLPLDIAMGLRKNDKELLALINKGIAAVQADGTYTQIQKKYFGDQDIYNE; encoded by the coding sequence ATGACTCCGCTCCGATCACTTTTCGCTGCGCTGCTCCTGCCTTTGTGCGCCTCTGCTGCCCAGGCCCAGGAATGGAAAGAAATCCGCTTTGGGGTCTTCCCCGAATATCCACCCTTCGAGTCAGTCGCCGCCGACGGCAGCCTGCAAGGTTTCGACATCGAGCTGGGCAACGCCATCTGCGCCAAGCTTGAAGTCAAATGCGTGTGGGTCCACAACGAATTCGACGGCATGATCCCGGCCCTGCGTGCTCGCAAGTTCGACGCCATCATGTCCTCCATGGCCGTGACCCCGGCCCGCCAGAAAGTCATCGACTTCAGCAACCGGCTGTTCCTCAGCCCGACCTCGGTGATCACCCGCAAAAGCGCCGACTTCGGCGACACCCCTGAATCGCTGAAAGGCAAACAAGTCGGCGTGCTGCAAGGCTCGCTACAAGAAGCCTATGCCCGCGCTCACCTCGCCAAACTCGGCGCGCAGATCAAGGCTTACCAGTCCCAGGAGCAGAACTACGCCGACCTGCAAAACGGTCGCCTGGACGCCACCCTGACCGACAAGCTCGAAGCCCAGCTCAACTTCCTGTCCAAGCCCGAAGGCGCCGACTTCAAGACCGGGCCGGCCTTCAAGGACCCAACCCTGCCGCTCGACATCGCCATGGGCCTGCGCAAGAACGACAAGGAATTGCTGGCGCTGATCAACAAAGGCATCGCCGCCGTGCAGGCCGATGGCACCTACACGCAGATCCAGAAGAAGTACTTCGGCGATCAGGATATCTACAACGAATGA
- a CDS encoding GNAT family acetyltransferase: protein MPTEVRLAQTTDAEGISQVILAALHDSNARDYPADVIARVASNFTPDAVLALLQRRTVLVAVQDEGIVATAALDGNVVRSVFVNPVLQGQGIGRLLMIEIELRAREAGVTVLNVPSSLTAEPFYIKLGFHTVRDVYHGNERTLVMEKALSSRHPIGLYRDRQHRGQVIALWQTAFGYDTAHNMPALAIDKKLAVNDALFFVATDKKAVIGTILAGYDGHRGWLYSVAVHADYRRQGLGASLVRHAEQALIALGCMKINLQVTSGNEAVVGFYEALGYGAEPRISMGKKIVDNISKD from the coding sequence ATGCCCACTGAAGTCCGTCTCGCCCAAACCACCGATGCCGAGGGCATCAGCCAGGTGATCCTGGCGGCTCTGCATGACAGTAACGCCCGGGATTATCCGGCTGATGTCATCGCCCGAGTGGCGAGCAACTTCACCCCCGACGCCGTGCTGGCATTGCTCCAGCGCCGAACGGTGCTGGTGGCGGTCCAGGACGAAGGGATCGTCGCCACTGCCGCCCTTGATGGCAACGTGGTGCGCTCGGTATTCGTCAACCCGGTGTTGCAAGGGCAGGGCATTGGTCGCCTGCTGATGATCGAAATCGAACTGCGTGCCCGGGAGGCCGGCGTCACGGTGCTCAATGTACCGTCCTCGCTGACTGCCGAGCCGTTCTACATCAAGCTGGGTTTCCATACGGTGCGCGACGTCTACCACGGCAATGAACGCACGCTGGTCATGGAAAAGGCCCTGTCGTCACGTCATCCCATCGGTCTGTATCGCGACCGTCAGCATCGTGGCCAAGTGATAGCGTTGTGGCAGACAGCCTTCGGTTATGACACCGCACACAATATGCCCGCCTTGGCCATTGATAAAAAACTGGCGGTCAACGATGCCTTGTTCTTTGTCGCCACGGATAAGAAAGCCGTGATTGGCACCATCCTCGCCGGTTATGACGGCCATCGTGGCTGGCTGTATTCGGTGGCGGTGCATGCCGACTATCGCCGCCAGGGCCTGGGCGCCTCACTGGTGCGACATGCAGAACAGGCCTTGATTGCCTTGGGCTGCATGAAGATCAACCTGCAGGTCACCAGTGGCAACGAAGCGGTGGTGGGGTTTTATGAAGCACTGGGGTATGGGGCGGAGCCGAGGATCAGCATGGGCAAGAAGATTGTGGATAATATTTCGAAAGACTGA
- a CDS encoding PAS domain S-box protein translates to MSQAVLAKETNRRQLQQIISGLSDGVILTEVDQTILWANEAALAMHGVDNVEALGANTKEYATRFALRYRNNHPLPLENYPLSRVADGEEFSDVVVEVTPTGDDEKTWVHRLRSLVLNDASGEPELLVLILSDATEWASAEQRFEKTFNANPAPAVICRLSDLRYIKVNQGFLEMTGYNRDQVIGRSVYELDVLEQAERKDLAIQRLGEGATIPQMQAELRLPEGGSKLVIVAGQPLDMNEEDCMLFSFTDLEPRRKAETALRQSEERFAKSFRLTPVPTLVCSADNQQVVDINEAFMSTTGYTSEELIGKSVAEIDFIDGAQNCTRVFAALEKAGNVDSLDLKIRKKGNEVIDCVLSADTVSIQDVPCYLLVLMNITERKRSELELVAAIEEVMQDASWFSQTLIEKLANAKNVNSPNLPSVSFTDLTARERDVLGLICEGLADKEIASRLKLAPNTVRNHVATVYSKLGVHSRSAAIVWARERGLFAGEHRVKPKK, encoded by the coding sequence ATGAGCCAGGCCGTCCTCGCCAAAGAAACCAACCGCCGCCAACTGCAACAGATCATCTCCGGGCTGTCCGACGGGGTGATCCTTACAGAGGTCGACCAGACGATCCTCTGGGCCAACGAAGCCGCGCTGGCCATGCATGGTGTCGACAACGTCGAAGCCTTGGGGGCCAACACCAAGGAATACGCAACCCGTTTCGCCTTGCGCTACCGCAACAATCACCCGCTGCCCCTGGAGAACTACCCGCTTAGCCGGGTGGCGGACGGGGAAGAATTCAGCGATGTGGTGGTGGAAGTCACACCCACTGGCGACGACGAAAAAACCTGGGTCCACCGCCTGCGCAGTCTGGTGCTCAACGACGCTTCCGGCGAGCCGGAGTTGCTGGTGTTAATCCTCAGCGACGCCACCGAATGGGCCAGTGCCGAGCAGCGCTTCGAGAAGACCTTCAACGCCAACCCTGCGCCTGCGGTTATTTGCCGCTTGAGCGACCTGCGTTATATCAAGGTCAATCAGGGCTTCCTTGAGATGACCGGCTACAACCGCGACCAGGTGATCGGCCGCTCGGTGTATGAACTCGATGTGCTGGAACAGGCCGAACGCAAGGACCTGGCGATCCAGCGCCTGGGAGAAGGCGCGACCATCCCACAGATGCAGGCGGAACTGAGGCTGCCCGAAGGCGGCAGTAAACTGGTGATCGTAGCCGGCCAGCCGTTGGACATGAACGAAGAAGACTGCATGCTGTTTTCCTTCACCGACCTTGAGCCTCGGCGCAAAGCTGAAACCGCGTTGCGCCAGAGCGAAGAACGGTTCGCCAAGTCCTTTCGACTGACGCCGGTTCCGACCCTGGTGTGCAGCGCCGACAACCAGCAGGTGGTGGACATCAACGAAGCCTTCATGAGCACCACCGGCTACACCAGTGAAGAACTGATCGGCAAATCCGTGGCAGAGATCGACTTTATCGACGGTGCCCAGAATTGCACGCGAGTGTTCGCCGCGCTGGAGAAGGCCGGCAATGTCGACAGCCTGGACCTGAAGATCCGCAAGAAAGGCAACGAAGTGATCGACTGCGTCTTGTCCGCCGACACCGTCAGTATCCAGGACGTGCCCTGCTACCTGCTGGTGTTGATGAACATCACCGAACGCAAGCGCTCGGAGCTGGAACTGGTGGCGGCCATTGAAGAAGTCATGCAGGACGCCTCCTGGTTCAGCCAGACGCTGATTGAGAAACTGGCCAACGCCAAAAACGTCAACAGCCCCAACCTGCCCAGCGTTTCCTTCACCGACCTCACCGCCCGCGAGCGCGATGTGCTGGGTTTGATCTGTGAAGGCCTGGCCGACAAAGAGATCGCCTCACGCCTGAAACTGGCGCCGAACACCGTGCGCAACCATGTGGCGACGGTGTATTCCAAACTCGGCGTGCATAGCCGCAGTGCAGCCATTGTCTGGGCGAGGGAGCGAGGGTTGTTCGCCGGTGAGCATCGGGTGAAGCCGAAGAAATAG
- a CDS encoding CsbD family protein, whose translation MKSEHVKGAVEKVAGKAQGFVGDLTGDEQLQAEGLARQAAGQLQQTYGDALDTVGDFAKNKPLATVAIVAGVGLVLGLLLRRR comes from the coding sequence ATGAAAAGCGAACACGTCAAAGGCGCCGTCGAAAAAGTGGCTGGCAAGGCTCAGGGTTTTGTCGGTGACCTGACCGGTGACGAACAGCTGCAAGCCGAAGGCCTGGCCCGTCAGGCGGCCGGCCAATTGCAGCAAACCTACGGCGATGCGCTGGACACCGTCGGTGACTTTGCCAAGAACAAACCCCTGGCGACCGTGGCCATTGTGGCCGGTGTCGGCCTGGTGCTGGGCCTGTTGCTGCGTCGTCGCTGA
- a CDS encoding ABC transporter permease, with amino-acid sequence MIELIQQYGMAYLFTDGEGFSGVAMTLWLFIISVVLGFFLSIPLAIARVSEHFWIRWPVEVYTYLFRGTPLYIQLLICYTGLYGLDVVQDNALLNQFFRNALNCTLLAFVLNTCAYTVEIFAGAIRNIPHGEIEAARAYGLHGWRLNLFVVVPAALRRALPAYSNEMILMLHATSLAFTATIADILKVARDANAETFLTFQAFGIAALLYMLLSFALVGLFRLAERRWMRFLVPTRG; translated from the coding sequence ATGATCGAACTGATCCAGCAATACGGCATGGCCTATCTGTTTACCGATGGCGAAGGCTTTTCCGGTGTGGCAATGACCCTGTGGTTGTTCATTATCTCGGTGGTGCTGGGCTTCTTCCTGTCGATCCCGCTGGCGATCGCGCGGGTGTCGGAGCACTTCTGGATTCGCTGGCCGGTGGAGGTCTACACCTACCTGTTTCGCGGCACGCCGCTGTATATCCAACTGTTGATTTGCTACACCGGGCTCTACGGCCTGGACGTGGTGCAAGACAATGCCCTGCTCAACCAGTTTTTCCGCAATGCGCTGAACTGCACGCTGCTGGCCTTTGTACTGAACACCTGCGCCTACACCGTGGAAATCTTCGCCGGGGCGATTCGCAACATCCCCCACGGCGAGATTGAAGCGGCGCGAGCCTACGGCTTGCACGGCTGGCGGTTGAACCTGTTTGTGGTCGTGCCCGCCGCCTTGCGCCGCGCACTGCCGGCCTACAGCAACGAAATGATCCTGATGCTCCATGCCACGTCCCTGGCGTTTACCGCCACCATCGCCGACATCCTCAAGGTGGCGCGCGATGCCAATGCCGAGACCTTCCTGACCTTCCAGGCGTTCGGTATTGCCGCTCTGTTGTACATGCTGCTGTCCTTTGCACTGGTGGGCCTGTTTCGACTGGCCGAACGTCGCTGGATGCGTTTTCTTGTTCCTACCCGAGGCTAA